A region of Gracilinanus agilis isolate LMUSP501 chromosome 3, AgileGrace, whole genome shotgun sequence DNA encodes the following proteins:
- the LOC123239943 gene encoding leukocyte immunoglobulin-like receptor subfamily B member 2, whose translation MSPTITFLFAIGLHLDRVIRAQMGTLTRPILLAVPSPLVYYGENVTLRCQGQEGSDGFQLWKDGKSIEDRNASQRLTEFILKNVDEMIEEGSYSCRYRLGTSWSEPSKPLFLVLDGLFPKPTLSAKTDPVVAPGTNITLLCSRPKLSSVKEWMFALWKVETQLPLQKQLSAESQTGFLLSSVSPEDTGNYSCTYREQSASTRGSKMSDALELLVPDSFPKASLSVWPGSEVASGTNVTLLCHGPSWSTGFLLYKEGDDKILQGTEIIQDGAQFFLTHVTPKHSGIYSCSYQPRTNGSLWTQHSDPLELIVRGPRSTLIITLSCVSILLLCVALLAFLCHASSPMGAFLGDSPRRCLCCPCLPQTVSPSHHLDAPRKETLYTEVANERPRERMVAIAEDPLGVTYTQLNIRTLKKKQTHS comes from the exons ATGAGCCCAACAATCACATTCCTATTCGCCATTG GGCTGCATCTGGACAGGGTGATTAGGGCACAGATGG GCACTCTTACCAGGCCTATCCTCTTGGCTGTCCCAAGTCCTCTGGTCTACTATGGAGAAAATGTGACCCTCAGATGCCAGGGCCAAGAGGGCAGTGATGGATTCCAGCTATGGAAGGATGGAAAGTCCATCGAAGACAGAAATGCATCCCAGAGGTTGACAGAGTTCATACTCAAGAATGTGGATGAAATGATTGAAGAAGGAAGCTACAGCTGCCGCTACAGGCTGGGGACCTCATGGTCAGAGCCCAGTAAACCCCTGTTCCTGGTTTTGGATG GACTATTTCCTAAACCCACTTTGTCGGCCAAGACTGACCCAGTGGTGGCTCCAGGGACCAACATCACTCTCTTGTGCTCAAGACCCAAGCTGTCTTCTGTTAAAGAATGGATGTTCGCTCTGTGGAAGGTTGAAACTCAGCTCCCCTTACAGAAGCAGCTCTCAGCAGAGTCCCAGACTggcttcctcctctcttctgtgAGTCCCGAGGATACTGGGAACTATAGCTGTACATATAGGGAACAGAGTGCTTCTACTAGAGGGTCAAAGATGAGCGATGCCCTGGAGTTGCTGGTGCCAG ATTCATTCCCCAAGGCTTCCCTCTCAGTCTGGCCTGGCTCAGAGGTGGCCTCAGGAACCAACGTGACCCTCCTGTGTCACGGACCCTCTTGGAGTACTGGGTTTCTTCTGTACAAGGAGGGAGATGACAAAATACTGCAAGGCACAGAGATCATTCAAGATGGAgcccagttcttcttgactcatGTGACCCCCAAGCACTCTGGCATTTACAGTTGCAGCTACCAGCCCAGGACCAATGGCAGTCTCTGGACACAGCACAGTGACCCTCTGGAGCTAATTGTGAGAG GGCCCAGAAGCACCCTCATCATCACCCTCAGCTGtgtctccatcctcctcctctgTGTTGCCCTGTTGGCATTCCTCTGCCATGCATCCAGCCCCATGG GAGCCTTTCTGGGAGACAGTCCTAGGAG GTGCCTCTGCTGCCCTTGTCTTCCCCAGACAGTATCCCCATCTCATCACCTTGATGCCCCAAGAAAGGAAACCCTAT ACACAGAAGTGGCCAACGAAAGACCAAGGGAAAGAATG